Proteins from a genomic interval of Treponema succinifaciens DSM 2489:
- a CDS encoding histidine phosphatase family protein, which produces MHLIFIRHGDPDYSIDSVTEKGKCEIELLGKRISKLNATEFFVSPMGRAQATAKACLENIHADFSKQPMKVSTLPWLREFSYDIKDLKTGENRIAWDWLPRDYFGEKKIQRRSKFF; this is translated from the coding sequence ATGCATTTGATTTTTATTCGTCATGGAGATCCTGATTATTCAATTGATTCTGTTACAGAAAAAGGAAAATGTGAAATAGAACTTTTGGGCAAGCGCATTTCAAAATTGAATGCTACAGAATTTTTTGTTTCTCCGATGGGACGCGCTCAGGCTACGGCAAAAGCCTGCTTGGAAAATATCCATGCAGATTTTTCAAAGCAGCCTATGAAAGTTTCAACATTGCCTTGGCTTAGAGAATTTAGTTACGACATAAAAGATTTAAAAACCGGCGAAAACAGAATTGCATGGGACTGGCTTCCGCGCGATTATTTTGGCGAAAAAAAAATACAAAGACGTTCAAAGTTTTTTTAA
- a CDS encoding histidine phosphatase family protein, whose protein sequence is MKSGNIEFHYKEVCHGLDEILASYDYNRIDSKIPLYNCLPHISKEESLIDTHLEPEQKDLDEKNLVFVCHLGVMFVMLSHLTGISPVQLWQGFFVAPSSVTIVGAEERVPGEVVFRIQQMGDVSHLIGANEKVSASGFFGNCLSI, encoded by the coding sequence ATGAAAAGTGGAAACATAGAATTTCATTACAAGGAAGTTTGCCACGGGCTTGATGAGATTTTGGCATCTTATGACTACAACCGCATTGATTCAAAAATTCCTTTGTACAATTGCTTGCCGCATATTTCAAAAGAAGAATCTTTGATTGATACGCACCTTGAACCTGAGCAAAAAGATTTGGATGAAAAAAATCTTGTTTTTGTTTGTCATCTGGGCGTGATGTTTGTTATGCTAAGCCATCTTACAGGTATTAGTCCTGTTCAGCTTTGGCAAGGATTTTTTGTTGCTCCAAGCTCTGTTACAATTGTTGGCGCTGAAGAAAGAGTTCCAGGAGAAGTTGTTTTTAGAATTCAGCAGATGGGAGACGTGAGCCATTTAATCGGTGCAAATGAAAAAGTTTCTGCGTCCGGATTTTTTGGAAACTGCCTTTCTATTTAA
- a CDS encoding DNA topoisomerase IV subunit B, with translation MGGKTEKKTSAVKKSSAKNSKASKPEPKQKISKTATKTAKKTTAVKKSAAKEKVPVKKIPALKKSEIKKESNVVSKTPDVSVVKASAKPVALKSKDYGDDKIIHLDALEHIRLRSGMYIGRLGDGSNQNDGIYILLKEVVDNAVDEFIMGFGKKIEIEVKDSRVKVRDYGRGIPLGKVVECVSEINTGAKYNDDVFQFSVGMNGVGTKAVNALSSYFRVVSVRAGQCAEAVFEQGKLVSQRSGNLKQKQPDGTYFEFVPDEAIFGKYNFNMEFVEKRIWNYAYLNAGLTLKLNGKEYKSDNGLFDLLNKEIEGTSLYAIGSYQGDRLKFAFTHTNSYGENYFSFVNGQYTADGGTHLAAFKEGFVKGINDFYGTSYKSEDIREGMAAAVLVKVKDPVFESQTKNKLGNTDIRQWIVSETQSGLDDWLHHNPEAAKKIQEKIQANEKLRTELSAVKKEAKEAARKISIRIPKLKDCRFHIQDGAKGENSMIFITEGDSASGTMTHSRNADYQAIFSLRGKPENMYGKKQSEIYKNDELYQLMMALGIEQDVENLKYSKIVIATDADNDGFHIRNLVMTFFLGYFEELVTSGRIFILETPLFRVRNKKENIYCYSEEERDKAQKKLGSSAETTRFKGLGEISPSEFKDFISPETIHLTPVEISQLKMVPKLLSFYMGKNTPERRAFIEKHLLSNADIDA, from the coding sequence ATGGGTGGAAAAACTGAAAAAAAAACTTCGGCAGTAAAAAAATCATCTGCAAAAAATTCAAAGGCATCTAAGCCAGAGCCAAAACAAAAAATTTCAAAGACAGCGACAAAGACTGCAAAAAAAACAACAGCAGTAAAAAAATCCGCTGCAAAAGAAAAAGTTCCCGTAAAGAAAATTCCTGCATTAAAAAAATCAGAAATAAAAAAAGAGTCAAATGTTGTTTCAAAAACTCCTGACGTTTCCGTTGTAAAAGCCTCCGCAAAGCCAGTTGCCTTAAAAAGCAAAGACTACGGAGATGATAAGATTATTCACCTTGATGCGCTTGAACATATCCGCTTGCGTTCTGGAATGTACATTGGACGTTTGGGTGATGGTTCAAACCAGAACGATGGAATTTATATTTTGCTGAAGGAAGTTGTTGACAATGCCGTTGATGAATTTATCATGGGCTTTGGCAAAAAAATTGAAATCGAAGTAAAAGACAGCCGTGTAAAAGTCCGCGACTATGGACGTGGAATTCCGCTTGGAAAAGTTGTTGAATGCGTTTCAGAAATCAATACCGGCGCGAAATACAATGACGATGTTTTCCAGTTTTCAGTTGGAATGAACGGAGTCGGAACAAAAGCCGTAAACGCACTTTCTTCTTATTTCCGCGTAGTTTCTGTTCGTGCAGGACAATGCGCAGAAGCTGTTTTTGAGCAGGGAAAACTTGTAAGCCAGCGTTCTGGAAATTTAAAGCAAAAGCAGCCGGACGGAACTTATTTTGAATTTGTTCCCGACGAAGCGATTTTTGGAAAATACAATTTCAACATGGAATTTGTTGAAAAAAGAATTTGGAATTATGCTTATTTAAATGCAGGTCTTACTTTAAAGCTTAACGGCAAGGAATATAAAAGCGACAATGGACTTTTCGATTTGCTTAATAAGGAGATTGAAGGAACTTCGCTTTATGCAATAGGAAGCTATCAGGGCGATCGGTTGAAGTTTGCTTTTACACATACAAATAGCTACGGTGAAAATTATTTTTCATTTGTAAACGGTCAGTACACTGCGGACGGCGGAACTCATCTTGCGGCTTTTAAAGAAGGATTTGTAAAAGGAATAAATGATTTTTACGGAACTTCATATAAAAGCGAAGACATACGCGAAGGAATGGCGGCTGCGGTTCTTGTAAAGGTCAAGGATCCTGTTTTTGAAAGCCAGACAAAGAACAAGCTTGGCAACACAGATATTCGCCAGTGGATTGTTTCAGAGACACAGAGCGGACTTGATGACTGGCTGCACCACAATCCTGAGGCTGCAAAAAAAATTCAGGAAAAAATTCAGGCGAACGAAAAACTCCGTACAGAACTTAGCGCGGTAAAAAAAGAGGCCAAAGAAGCCGCAAGAAAAATCAGTATAAGAATTCCTAAATTGAAAGATTGCCGTTTTCATATTCAGGATGGCGCAAAAGGCGAAAACAGCATGATTTTTATAACCGAGGGAGATTCTGCTTCCGGCACGATGACGCATTCACGCAATGCTGATTATCAGGCGATTTTTAGTTTGCGTGGAAAGCCTGAAAATATGTACGGAAAAAAACAAAGTGAGATTTATAAAAACGACGAGCTTTACCAGCTGATGATGGCGCTTGGAATTGAGCAGGATGTTGAGAATTTAAAATATTCAAAAATCGTAATTGCGACCGATGCCGATAACGATGGATTCCATATTAGAAATCTTGTAATGACATTTTTCCTTGGATATTTTGAGGAGCTTGTAACTTCCGGCAGAATTTTTATTTTGGAAACTCCGCTTTTCCGTGTAAGAAATAAAAAAGAAAATATTTACTGCTACAGCGAGGAGGAGCGCGACAAGGCCCAGAAAAAACTTGGCTCTTCTGCGGAAACAACACGGTTCAAAGGACTTGGAGAAATCAGCCCTTCAGAATTTAAAGACTTTATTTCGCCGGAAACAATTCATCTTACACCTGTTGAAATAAGCCAGCTTAAAATGGTGCCAAAACTTCTTTCATTCTATATGGGAAAAAACACGCCTGAGCGAAGGGCTTTTATTGAAAAACATTTGCTTAGCAATGCTGACATTGATGCATAA
- a CDS encoding DNA topoisomerase IV subunit A: protein MAFIKNLFDKNFIEYASYVIRDRAIPDLEDGLKPVQRRIMHTLFNIDDGRMHKVASVVGDCMKFHPHGDASIGAALVVLANKEIFIQRQGNFGNLYTGDTASASRYIECCVHPLAKKFLYNPNITEYVPSYDGRSKEPVAFRAKIPVVLLGGAEGIAVGMSTKILPYNIKEVLDAEIKALRGEPFEIYPDSPTGGLMDVSNYNDGNGKIITRAKFDLSDEKKIVITELPLETTSKDLLDSIDAAYKAGKIKISSVEDFTTDHCNIEIKLPRGVYSKDVEKALYAYTSCEKSIACQMLVIKDNMPVAMTATEIIKYYAKKLTGIIKDELEFERGSLTEELHQRTLERIFIEERIYKSIEQMKTAESVNKAVKDGFVPFKDELIRDVTDEDVEKLLKIPIRRISLFDINKNRDQVKAINERLKEIARRLKHLTDCAVEYLDGILDELKKFSALDPKQDHTAISPALLERQTKITSFSAVDVKQIVQRDTPLRYDEKGYLGTSVNGGREILKVTPFDRILIVRKSGLWSVCDVPDKLFVDSGIWFCNYADKDIISKILFTIIYRDPKTKYCFIKRCRISGWIMNRDYNFVPDGMEVLHVDTRAKFKFSLNYTKKPRVKITVQEFKAQDFEEKGLKTNGIRLESKEVDSIKVEDSGLQTKLDL from the coding sequence ATGGCATTTATAAAAAATTTATTTGACAAGAATTTTATAGAATATGCAAGTTACGTTATCCGCGACCGTGCGATTCCAGATTTGGAAGACGGACTGAAACCTGTTCAGCGCAGAATAATGCATACGCTTTTCAATATTGACGACGGAAGAATGCACAAGGTTGCAAGTGTTGTAGGCGACTGCATGAAATTTCATCCGCATGGAGACGCTTCAATTGGAGCCGCGCTAGTTGTTCTTGCAAACAAAGAAATTTTTATTCAGCGCCAGGGAAACTTCGGGAACCTTTACACTGGCGACACAGCTTCCGCCTCCCGTTATATAGAATGCTGCGTTCATCCTCTGGCGAAAAAATTCTTGTACAATCCGAATATTACAGAATATGTTCCAAGCTACGATGGACGAAGCAAAGAGCCTGTTGCTTTTCGTGCGAAAATTCCAGTTGTTCTTCTTGGCGGCGCGGAAGGAATTGCAGTCGGAATGTCCACAAAAATTCTTCCGTACAATATTAAAGAAGTTCTTGATGCCGAAATAAAAGCCTTGCGTGGCGAGCCGTTTGAAATCTATCCTGATTCTCCGACTGGCGGTTTGATGGATGTAAGTAATTACAATGATGGAAACGGAAAAATAATTACACGCGCAAAATTCGATTTGAGCGATGAAAAGAAGATTGTTATAACGGAACTTCCGCTTGAGACAACTTCCAAAGATTTGCTTGATTCAATTGATGCGGCTTATAAAGCTGGAAAAATAAAAATAAGTTCGGTTGAAGATTTTACAACTGACCACTGCAATATTGAAATAAAACTTCCTCGTGGCGTTTATTCCAAAGATGTGGAAAAAGCTTTGTATGCGTACACTTCTTGCGAAAAATCAATTGCCTGCCAGATGCTTGTTATAAAAGACAATATGCCTGTGGCAATGACAGCTACGGAAATTATAAAATATTACGCAAAAAAACTTACCGGCATTATAAAAGACGAGCTTGAATTTGAACGCGGCTCTCTGACAGAAGAACTTCATCAGCGCACGCTTGAGCGGATTTTCATTGAAGAGCGAATTTATAAATCTATTGAGCAAATGAAAACCGCCGAATCTGTAAACAAAGCTGTTAAAGATGGATTTGTTCCTTTTAAAGATGAGCTTATAAGAGATGTTACGGACGAAGATGTTGAAAAGCTTTTAAAAATTCCAATCAGGCGGATTTCACTTTTTGACATAAATAAAAACCGCGATCAGGTAAAGGCTATCAATGAGCGGTTAAAAGAAATTGCGCGTCGGCTAAAACATTTGACTGATTGCGCTGTTGAATATCTTGACGGAATTCTTGATGAGCTTAAAAAATTTTCCGCGCTGGATCCAAAGCAGGATCACACAGCGATAAGTCCTGCGCTTCTTGAACGCCAGACAAAAATAACTTCATTTTCTGCAGTCGATGTAAAGCAAATTGTCCAGCGTGATACTCCGTTACGCTATGATGAAAAAGGCTACCTTGGAACTTCTGTTAATGGAGGAAGGGAAATTTTAAAAGTTACGCCTTTTGACAGAATTCTTATTGTGCGCAAGAGCGGACTTTGGAGCGTTTGCGATGTGCCAGACAAGCTTTTTGTTGATTCAGGAATTTGGTTTTGCAATTATGCGGACAAGGACATTATCAGCAAAATTCTCTTTACAATAATTTACCGCGATCCGAAAACAAAATACTGCTTTATAAAACGCTGCCGAATTTCCGGTTGGATTATGAACCGCGACTATAATTTTGTGCCAGACGGAATGGAAGTGCTTCACGTTGATACAAGAGCTAAATTTAAATTCTCTTTGAATTACACTAAAAAGCCTCGTGTGAAAATCACAGTCCAAGAATTTAAAGCGCAGGATTTTGAAGAAAAAGGCTTGAAGACTAACGGAATCCGGCTTGAGTCCAAAGAAGTTGATTCTATAAAAGTTGAAGATTCAGGTTTGCAGACAAAACTTGATTTATAA
- a CDS encoding proline--tRNA ligase, whose amino-acid sequence MKTSQIPFRTLRDSPSEAIISSHQLMMRADLIRKLGNGLYTYMPFGLRAYRKLEKIIKEEIEASGAMEFKPTVIVPGDIWKESGRWETMGPQMLKAQNRQQQDMVVSPTAEEAYTAIMRQGLTSYKQLPINCYQINTKYRDEIRPRYGVMRGREFNMMDGYTLNADDESLDQSYQAYAKAYLRIFKRLGLDVITVKADTGAMGGSGSEEFMVESEIGDDTLILCKCGYAANVEKASCAKDIPVDIDGNPVKATEKSYEPISTPNVGTIDDLEKYLKCSKHQLLKTLIYKATNVCLDLSEVDCCKNLKTVTEGNIKFYPEVFVAVCIRGDLDINEAKLAGFLKASEVELATAEEDTKITGAPVGFAGPINLSNVPVIADNSVLDMHDFLVGANKADTHFVHVEYGRDFSAWKTADLRTAKAGDICPVCGKPFYTTKGNELGHIFKLGKKYTESMNVTYLDKNGKSAVPTMGCYGIGVDRVLASIIEAFHDDRGIIWPMSTAPYQVAIVPIKYSGAMKEAADKIYDELLKASVEVLLDDRDERPGVKFNDMDLIGFPVRITVGDKNLPNVEIKMRSSEQAELVPLENAAAKASEIVKTEFNKLNS is encoded by the coding sequence ATGAAAACTTCACAAATTCCATTCAGGACACTTCGCGATTCTCCGTCAGAAGCAATTATTTCTAGCCATCAGCTTATGATGCGCGCCGACTTAATCAGAAAACTCGGAAACGGACTTTACACATATATGCCGTTCGGTTTAAGAGCATACAGAAAACTTGAAAAAATCATCAAGGAAGAAATTGAAGCTTCGGGCGCAATGGAATTTAAGCCGACTGTAATTGTTCCCGGAGACATTTGGAAAGAAAGCGGAAGATGGGAAACTATGGGACCACAAATGCTCAAAGCGCAGAACCGCCAGCAGCAGGACATGGTTGTAAGCCCGACGGCTGAAGAGGCATACACAGCAATTATGCGCCAGGGTCTTACAAGCTACAAGCAGCTTCCAATCAACTGCTATCAGATAAACACAAAATACAGAGATGAAATCCGTCCTAGATACGGAGTTATGCGCGGCCGTGAATTCAATATGATGGACGGCTATACTCTCAATGCTGACGATGAATCCCTTGACCAGTCATATCAGGCTTACGCAAAAGCATACCTTAGAATTTTCAAAAGGCTTGGACTGGATGTAATAACTGTAAAAGCTGACACCGGCGCAATGGGCGGAAGCGGCTCTGAAGAATTCATGGTTGAAAGTGAAATCGGAGACGACACGCTTATTTTGTGCAAATGCGGATATGCGGCGAATGTTGAAAAAGCCTCATGCGCAAAAGACATTCCAGTTGATATAGACGGAAATCCTGTAAAGGCAACAGAAAAAAGCTATGAGCCAATCAGTACTCCAAACGTTGGAACAATCGATGACTTGGAAAAATATTTAAAATGCTCAAAGCATCAGCTTTTAAAGACTTTGATTTACAAAGCCACAAATGTATGCCTTGACCTTAGCGAAGTTGACTGCTGCAAGAACTTAAAGACAGTTACAGAAGGAAACATAAAATTCTATCCAGAAGTCTTTGTTGCTGTCTGCATAAGAGGCGACCTTGACATAAACGAAGCAAAGCTTGCAGGATTCCTAAAAGCGTCAGAAGTTGAGCTTGCAACTGCGGAAGAAGACACAAAAATCACAGGTGCGCCTGTCGGATTCGCAGGACCAATAAATCTTTCAAACGTGCCTGTAATCGCAGACAATTCCGTGCTTGATATGCACGACTTCCTTGTAGGAGCAAACAAAGCCGACACGCATTTTGTTCACGTTGAATACGGAAGAGATTTTTCTGCATGGAAAACAGCCGATCTTAGAACTGCAAAAGCAGGAGACATCTGCCCTGTCTGCGGAAAACCATTCTACACAACAAAAGGAAATGAGCTTGGACACATTTTCAAGCTTGGAAAAAAATACACAGAGTCGATGAACGTAACTTACCTTGACAAAAACGGAAAGTCCGCTGTTCCAACCATGGGCTGCTACGGAATTGGAGTTGACCGTGTTCTTGCTTCAATTATCGAGGCTTTCCATGACGACCGCGGAATTATCTGGCCGATGTCAACTGCGCCTTATCAAGTTGCTATTGTTCCAATAAAATACAGCGGAGCAATGAAAGAAGCGGCAGACAAAATTTATGACGAGCTTTTAAAAGCTAGTGTCGAAGTTTTGCTTGACGACCGTGACGAACGTCCTGGCGTAAAATTCAACGACATGGATTTAATCGGATTCCCGGTAAGAATTACAGTTGGAGACAAAAATCTTCCAAATGTAGAAATAAAAATGCGCTCAAGCGAGCAGGCAGAACTTGTTCCGCTTGAAAACGCCGCCGCAAAAGCCAGCGAAATTGTAAAGACTGAATTCAACAAGCTGAACTCATAA
- a CDS encoding TetR/AcrR family transcriptional regulator: protein MSATKKITKDMIVDAALEIFRAEGFDAVTSRRVAFKLGCSTQPIYFEYKNMDELKNDIVKKVVGQLNEIFSSVSNEGKEEPDEFVYRSFGLSFLKFVQADPFVFRQIYIVDGKIGRQVDNLRMPIILDILENKYGYKKETALAIHKMASCSLMGMAVFVSSGYKKISEDEMQKNLGILFASICSVYGPPPKLMKIEKFRNHFEKLMTSLKK, encoded by the coding sequence ATGTCGGCAACAAAAAAAATTACCAAAGACATGATAGTTGATGCTGCCCTGGAAATTTTTAGGGCAGAAGGATTCGATGCTGTTACATCTCGCCGTGTTGCTTTTAAACTTGGATGTTCAACACAGCCGATTTATTTTGAATACAAGAATATGGACGAGCTTAAAAACGACATTGTAAAAAAAGTTGTCGGTCAGCTTAATGAGATTTTCAGTTCTGTATCTAATGAAGGTAAAGAAGAGCCCGATGAATTTGTTTACCGTTCGTTTGGACTTTCGTTTCTTAAATTTGTTCAGGCAGATCCTTTTGTTTTTAGGCAGATTTATATTGTGGACGGAAAAATCGGAAGGCAAGTTGACAATCTTAGAATGCCTATAATTCTTGACATACTTGAAAATAAATATGGCTATAAAAAAGAAACTGCGCTTGCAATTCACAAAATGGCATCTTGCTCTTTAATGGGCATGGCGGTTTTTGTCAGTTCTGGATATAAAAAAATTAGTGAAGATGAAATGCAGAAAAATCTTGGAATTCTTTTTGCTTCCATTTGTTCTGTTTACGGGCCGCCTCCAAAACTTATGAAAATCGAAAAATTTAGAAATCACTTTGAAAAGCTTATGACAAGCTTAAAAAAATAA
- a CDS encoding YigZ family protein produces MKVLLEESKAEIVIKNSRFISEVFPVETQAQAREKLHEVKQKYFDATHVVHAFSVGLKSETFGMSDDGEPSGTAGRPVLDVLKGSGITNILLTVTRYFGGTLLGTGGLVHAYSESAKEVLSICKAEPYVEKSSFSFSCGYDLYQTVKHLFEGFNISNLTENFGTDISVKGEIFLSEKNTFLEQIKNISKGTVKCI; encoded by the coding sequence ATGAAGGTTCTTCTTGAAGAATCAAAAGCTGAGATTGTCATAAAAAATTCCCGCTTCATTTCAGAAGTTTTTCCAGTTGAAACTCAAGCGCAGGCAAGAGAAAAACTTCACGAAGTTAAGCAAAAATATTTTGACGCGACTCATGTAGTTCACGCTTTTTCTGTCGGCTTAAAATCTGAAACTTTTGGAATGAGCGATGATGGCGAGCCAAGCGGAACAGCAGGGCGTCCTGTCCTTGATGTTTTAAAAGGAAGCGGAATTACAAATATCTTGCTTACGGTAACAAGGTATTTCGGCGGAACACTTTTAGGAACAGGCGGACTTGTCCATGCTTACAGTGAAAGCGCAAAAGAAGTTCTTTCCATTTGCAAGGCGGAACCCTATGTTGAAAAATCTTCATTTTCGTTTTCGTGCGGCTATGATTTGTATCAAACTGTAAAACACTTATTTGAAGGCTTTAATATTTCAAATCTGACTGAAAACTTTGGAACTGACATTTCTGTCAAAGGTGAAATTTTTCTATCTGAAAAAAATACATTTCTTGAGCAAATAAAAAATATTTCAAAAGGAACAGTAAAATGCATTTGA
- the fliS gene encoding flagellar export chaperone FliS has translation MAYGSNPYGGFSAYREIGVKTASQGKLVVMLYDGAVSNLEKAIALISEDGKIAPGSIENFGNYLQKVMDIITELEVSLNMEQGGEIAKNLMSLYVFFNKQILDCTISHDKKKLSFVRDMLSQLQDSWISASNSTANAQTKIPGTAPSLNITG, from the coding sequence ATGGCGTATGGAAGCAATCCTTATGGCGGGTTCAGTGCTTACCGTGAAATCGGAGTAAAAACTGCCAGCCAAGGAAAACTTGTTGTAATGCTTTACGACGGTGCTGTTTCAAATTTGGAAAAAGCGATAGCCCTGATTTCTGAAGACGGAAAAATTGCACCAGGCAGCATTGAAAATTTTGGAAACTATCTGCAAAAAGTTATGGACATAATCACGGAACTTGAAGTGAGCCTTAATATGGAGCAGGGCGGTGAAATTGCAAAAAATCTTATGTCGCTTTACGTTTTTTTTAACAAGCAAATCTTGGATTGCACAATAAGCCATGACAAGAAAAAACTTTCGTTTGTGCGTGATATGCTTTCCCAGCTTCAGGATTCCTGGATTTCGGCTTCAAACAGCACTGCAAATGCCCAGACAAAAATTCCGGGAACTGCGCCATCGCTAAACATAACAGGATAG